The proteins below come from a single Eucalyptus grandis isolate ANBG69807.140 chromosome 3, ASM1654582v1, whole genome shotgun sequence genomic window:
- the LOC108960054 gene encoding disease resistance protein RUN1-like has protein sequence MAATGGSSASVTQYDVFLSFRGPDTRDTFTDCLYRDMVGQGIVAYRDSEELHAGDRIDDLLRAVGESKICIPVLSRGYASSAWCLRELARVTELHESTGKPEILPIFFDVTPTDVKLRTKLYLKDLKKHGQRHGSEIRQRWEAALGKVAEIKGWEVRGKAQGEVIELVVKEVLYKLKVKQRPLDNKSVGVDKQVEAIMDLLDVDSGTGVRFVGIYGMGGIGKTTLAKIVFNELCLQFDGQCSFIGNIRESSKGNGLVNLQKQLASDISDSRFVENFSNTDEGIDSIRRIASSKKVLIVLDDIDKKEQLKKLAGHPNTFCFGSRIIITTRDKRILDEEKGILAYEVKEMDRDKALELFSLHAFNGDSPPNAYRSLSQEVVFMTGGLPLALEVIGSYLHDQKEEIWTETLEMLKKVPHDEVWDKLKISYDALGDVEKEVFLDIACFFISRKKLWAAYFWDACHLYPHKSLKKLTDLCLIKIVDGDTIWMHDQLRDLGRDIVKKECTLSRLWNGREALEVMRSKERKGKVKALNLVRYGLDTLNIVDEELERMPNLKFLRLYEGTFAGDINNYLQELSWLSWHSPPLDCGMANLHMKNLVIFELSNNGNTENWGGWNILKMENKLKVLSLFYCDGLKRTPDFSGCVSLEILSLDVCQNLQEVDSSIGKLKGLTHLQIHGCHLLRNLPKEIGGLVNLNHFYIQECSKIKKLPNIGKLASLSKLDISSTKITSLPDSICNAKNLSFLDLSYTSIVKLPISIGELTEVKFLSLSNCQNFVELPQSIGYLTKLLELDLSRTKIVELPDSIKNLKKLKVMRMACCPIQRLPAGIGMLESMEELNVQNCQQLAGKLPTTIGKLLSPSILDISQTSACAVPTTINSLTQLQELDLSFCYKLQELPKLPSSLNCLYFKSVSLRLVPDLSYLTNLVSLKLSNYGKALAQASTLQLQWVGKLSKLEQLELCLSNLPVPSTELGCLPRLKTLTLPCVDSFDSVVIGPQFSRLKNLSKLHLCHSPLREIQLDGLELLGNLTVTYCKFLEGLSVNSLRWRKLSRMEVEECPKLLQIRFLGTMESLERLLVEDCKSLGGLYGLSNLKKLETLKFHTCRVLPVIEGLEELELLQNLDFLGCPSLKVLTNLPNSKIPNECVIEVSNCKKLPDCNYGYYGDYREEILDWTRRGLNQEGAAQFLKHGRPLIVQMLEELKVPYHEEWDKLKWTGYPSLETLYFHYCLNLRKFDSSIGKMKILTQLDIIWCTNLRTLPEEIGGLVNLKHFSIKKCSQMEKLPYSIGKLGSLSKLDISSSRITSLPNSIGNARHLSFLNLSGTPIVELPISIGELTQLELLSLKYCRNLGELPESIGNLTSLQKLNLLGTNIVELPDSIINLKQLKVMRMGFSPIRRLPASIEMLEKLEELHAEHCEQLVGELPTEIGKLLSLTMIDISYTQISAVPMAINYLTRLQKLDLTHCNELQELPELPLSLHCLRVHSASLRLVPDLSNLTNLVEMLLSNGFGQAPTQPSNPMQTFRLQWVGKLSKLEKLSWGLSDFPISSTELGCLPRLRELTLSGMDNFDSIVVGPQFSNLKDLSILCLHSSPLREIQLDGLELLSNLGVRECKFLERLSVISSSLRKLYKMEVLDCPKLLEIQFPSTMESLEELRVGYCDSLGGLHDLSNSKKLKALRIYQCNGLRVVEGLEELELLGFLYLSRCGSLERLTDVSDSKIPNECRIEVWGCMKLSSYEGTYQGYKEMILVMTRMTFNKEDARETDAEESVMDTNNYYSQNLPLTIGFLWSPEPDTELDSTSLNNSQVPSRTTSSDVSRSSCSIL, from the exons ATGGCAGCAACCGGTGGTTCCAGCGCGTCGGTGACCCAGTACgacgtgttcttgagtttcagagggcCCGACACTCGCGACACCTTCACCGACTGCCTCTACCGGGACATGGTCGGCCAGGGGATCGTCGCCTACAGAGACAGCGAAGAGCTTCACGCTGGTGATCGGATCGACGATCTTCTGAGAGCGGTCGGCGAATCCAAGATCTGCATACCGGTCCTCTCCAGAGGCTATGCTTCGAGTGCTTGGTGCCTCCGCGAGCTCGCTCGAGTGACGGAGCTCCATGAATCGACTGGGAAGCCCGAGATCCTACCCATCTTCTTTGATGTCACGCCCACCGACGTCAAGCTCAGGACGAAACTGTACCTCAAGGACTTAAAGAAGCATGGGCAGAGGCACGGTTCTGAGATCAGGCAACGGTGGGAGGCGGCTTTGGGAAAAGTGGCTGAGATCAAGGGATGGGAAGTCCGAGGGAAAGC ACAAGGTGAAGTCATTGAACTCGTTGTGAAAGAGGTTCTGTATAAGCTGAAAGTAAAACAAAGACCTCTGGACAACAAATCGGTTGGGGTAGACAAACAAGTAGAAGCCATAATGGATTTGTTAGATGTTGACTCTGGCACGGGTGTGCGTTTCGTTGGAATCTATGGAATGGGCGGGATCGGTAAAACTACTCTTGCTAAGATTGTTTTCAATGAATTATGTCTTCAGTTTGATGGCCAATGCAGCTTCATTGGGAACATCCGAGAATCATCGAAAGGAAATGGCCTAGTAAATCTGCAGAAACAGTTGGCATCCGACATCTCTGATTCTAGATTTGTAGAAAATTTTAGTAACACTGATGAAGGGATAGACAGCATAAGAAGGATAGCTAGTTCTAAGAAAGTTCTCATTGTTCTAGATGATATAGACAAGAAAGAGCAACTTAAGAAACTAGCTGGGCACCCTAACACTTTCTGTTTTGGGAGTAGGATTATCATCACAACACGAGACAAACGAATTTTGGATGAAGAGAAGGGAATATTAGCTTATGAAGTGAAGGAAATGGATCGTGATAAAGCGCTAGAACTTTTCAGTTTGCATGCATTTAACGGGGACTCTCCTCCCAATGCTTATCGAAGTCTCTCTCAAGAAGTTGTATTTATGACCGGGGGACTCCCATTGGCTCTTGAAGTCATAGGTTCCTATCTTCATGaccaaaaagaggaaatatgGACAGAAACGCTAGAAATGTTGAAGAAGGTACCTCATGATGAAGTTTGGGATAAGTTGAagataagttatgatgcattaGGAGATGTGGAAAAAGAAGTTTTTCTTGATATCGCATGCTTCTTCATATCTAGAAAGAAATTATGGGCAGCCTATTTCTGGGATGCTTGCCATCTTTACCCCCATAAGTCATTGAAAAAACTTACCGATTTGTGTCTAATTAAAATTGTTGATGGTGATACtatatggatgcatgatcaattgagaGACCTTGGAAGAGACATTGTTAAAAAGGAATGTACCCTTAGTAGGTTGTGGAATGGCCGAGAAGCTTTGGAAGTAATGAGATCAAAAGAG AGAAAAGGCAAAGTTAAAGCACTCAATTTAGTTCGATATGGTTTGGATACCCTCAACATTGTGGATGAAGAACTTGAGAGGATGCCAAATCTAAAATTTCTCCGTTTATATGAAGGGACTTTTGCCGGAGACATCAACAATTATCTCCAAGAGCTAAGTTGGCTTTCTTGGCATTCTCCTCCTTTAGATTGTGGAATGGCCAATTTGCACATGAAAAATCTAGTCATTTTCGAACTTTCAAACAATGGGAACACCGAAAACTGGGGTGGATGGAACATTCTCAAG AtggaaaacaaattgaaagttctttctctcttctattGTGATGGATTGAAACGGACTCCAGACTTTTCTGGATGTGTGAGTTTGGAGATACTATCTCTCGATGTCTGTCAAAACTTGCAAGAAGTTGACTCCTCTATTGGGAAACTAAAAGGTCTTACTCACTTGCAAATTCATGGGTGTCATTTATTACGAAATTTGCCTAAAGAGATTGGAGGACTAGTGAATCTGAATCACTTTTATATCCAGGAGTGCTCCAAAATCAAGAAACTTCCAAACATCGGGAAATTAGCATCATTGTCTAAGTTGGATATATCAAGCACAAAAATTACAAGTTTACCTGATTCTATTTGTAATGCAAAGAACCTATCATTCCTTGATCTATCATACACGTCAATTGTAAAACTTCCGATTTCTATTGGAGAGCTTACAGAAGTCAAGTTCCTTTCACTCtctaattgtcaaaattttgtgGAGCTTCCACAATCAATAGGTTATTTGACAAAATTACTGGAGTTGGATCTCTCAAGGACAAAAATTGTTGAGTTACCTGATTCGATAAAGAATCTCAAGAAATTGAAGGTGATGAGGATGGCATGTTGTCCAATACAGAGGTTGCCTGCCGGTATTGGAATGCTAGAGAGCATGGAGGAGCTCAATGTCCAAAATTGTCAACAACTTGCAGGCAAACTCCCAACTACAATTGGCAAACTGTTGTCTCCAAGTATCCTAGACATATCACAAACTAGTGCTTGTGCAGTCCCAACGACAATTAATTCCCTCACGCAACTCCAAGAGCTGGATCTATCATTTTGTTATAAGCTTCAAGAGCTGCCAAAACTTCCCTCAAGTTTGAATTGCCTATATTTTAAATCAGTATCATTGCGGTTAGTTCCAGATCTTAGTTACCTCACGAATCTGGTGTCTTTGAAACTGTCCAACTATGGAAAAGCACTTGCCCAGGCATCAACTCTTCAATTGCAATGGGTTGGGAAGTTATCTAAGTTGGAGCAATTGGAGTTGTGCCTTTCAAATCTTCCTGTGCCGTCAACGGAGTTGGGTTGCCTACCTCGACTTAAAACACTCACCTTACCTTGTGTGGATAGTTTCGACTCGGTAGTCATTGGACCACAATTTTCGCGCTTGAAAAATTTGTCCAAATTGCATCTTTGTCACTCTCCACTAAGGGAAATTCAACTCGATGGGCTTGAACTATTGGGAAATTTGACTGTGACATATTGCAAGTTTCTTGAGGGATTGTCAGTTAATTCATTGAGATGGAGGAAGCTGTCTAGAATGGAAGTTGAAGAGTGCCCAAAGCTTCTTCAAATTCGATTTCTTGGTACGATGGAATCATTGGAGAGGCTCTTAGTTGAAGACTGTAAATCCCTAGGAGGGTTGTATGGtttatcaaacttgaagaagcttgagactttaaaaTTCCACACATGCCGTGTGCTACCGGTTATTGAGGGCCTTGAAGAATTGGAGCTTTTGCAGAACTTGGACTTCTTGGGGTGTCCATCGTTGAAAGTGTTGACTAATCTACCCAACTCAAAGATACCAAATGAATGCGTCATAGAGGTATCGAATTGCAAGAAGTTACCAGATTGCAATTATGGCTATTACGGGGATTATAGAGAGGAGATTCTTGACTGGACAAGGAGGGGATTAAACCAG GAGGGTGCGGCACAGTTCTTGAAACATGGCCGACCGCTCATTGTACAG ATGCTAGAAGAATTGAAGGTTCCTTATCACGAAGAATGGGATAAATTGAAATGGACTGGATACCCGAGTTTAGAGACATTGTATTTTCACTACTGTCTAAACTTGCGAAAATTTGACTCCTCAATTGGGAAGATGAAAATTCTTACTCAATTGGACATCATTTGGTGTACGAATCTTCGAACTTTACCTGAAGAGATTGGAGGACTGGTGAATCTGAAGCACTTCTCTATCAAAAAGTGCTCCCAAATGGAGAAACTTCCATACTCTATAGGGAAATTAGGATCATTGTCTAAGTTGGATATATCATCCTCAAGAATTACAAGTTTACCTAATTCAATTGGCAATGCAAGACATCTGTCATTCCTAAATCTATCAGGCACGCCAATTGtggaacttccaatttctatcGGAGAGCTTACACAACTCGAGTTACTTTCACTCAAATATTGTCGAAATTTGGGGGAGCTTCCAGAATCAATTGGCAACTTGACatcattacaaaagttgaatcTCTTGGGGACAAATATTGTTGAGTTACCTGATTCGATTATAAATCTCAAGCAATTGAAGGTGATGAGGATGGGATTTAGTCCAATAAGGAGGTTACCTGCCAGTATTGAAATGCTAGAGAAGTTGGAGGAGCTCCATGCCGAACATTGTGAACAACTTGTAGGCGAACTTCCGACTGAAATTGGCAAACTATTGTCTCTGACTATGATAGACATTTCATATACCCAAATTAGTGCAGTGCCAATGGCAATCAATTACCTCACACGACTCCAAAAGCTGGATTTAACACATTGTAATGAGCTTCAAGAGTTGCCAGAGCTTCCCTTGAGTTTGCATTGTCTACGTGTTCACTCAGCATCATTGCGGTTAGTTCCGGATCTTAGTAACCTCACAAATCTAGTGGAAATGCTTCTGTCTAACGGCTTTGGACAAGCACCTACCCAACCATCAAACCCAATGCAAACTTTCCGATTGCAATGGGTTGGAAAGTTATCTAAGCTAGAGAAGTTGAGCTGGGGCCTTTCAGATTTTCCCATTTCGTCAACAGAGTTGGGTTGCCTACCGCGGCTTAGAGAACTCACTTTATCTGGCATGGACAATTTTGACTCGATAGTTGTTGGACCACAATTTTCCAACTTGAAAGATCTGTCCATATTGTGTCTTCATAGCTCTCCACTAAGGGAAATTCAATTGGATGGGCTTGAACTATTGAGTAATTTAGGTGTGAGAGAATGCAAGTTTCTCGAGCGACTGTCAGTAATTTCATCAAGTCTGAGGAAGCTCTATAAAATGGAAGTTTTAGATTGCCCAAAGCTACTTGAAATTCAATTTCCCAGTACAATGGAATCATTAGAGGAACTTCGAGTTGGCTATTGCGATTCACTGGGAGGGTTGCACGATTTATCAAACTCGAAGAAGCTGAAGGCTTTGCGGATCTACCAATGCAATGGGCTACGGGTTGTTGAGGGCCTTGAGGAATTGGAGCTTTTAGGTTTTTTGTATCTTTCTAGGTGTGGATCGTTGGAAAGATTGACTGATGTATCCGACTCAAAGATACCAAATGAATGTAGGATAGAAGTATGGGGTTGCATGAAACTAAGTAGTTATGAGGGTACTTACCAAGGTTACAAAGAGATGATTCTTGTCATGACGAGAATGACATTCAACAAG GAAGATGCAAGGGAAACAGATGCAGAAGAATCAGTGATGGACACCAATAACTACTATTCTCAGAACTTGCCATTGACTATAGGTTTTCTATGGTCTCCAGAACCCGACACTGAGCTCGATTCTACAA GCTTGAATAATTCCCAAGTTCCTTCACGAACCACATCTTCGGATGTTTCCAGAAGTTCATGCTCAATTCTATAA